A stretch of the Medicago truncatula cultivar Jemalong A17 chromosome 5, MtrunA17r5.0-ANR, whole genome shotgun sequence genome encodes the following:
- the LOC11438409 gene encoding ethylene-responsive transcription factor CRF2, whose amino-acid sequence MTTKKNTHLLNLTKENTPKQPFPKIVRITVTDNDATDCSSDEEESYTTHFLDRNRGIKFVDEIIIEPCTVSKNNNTISNGNGNGVVSRKRNRNRTTGGRKTRAPVSIPAKKYRGVRQRPWGKWAAEIRDPARGVRVWLGTFQTAEEAAIVYDNAAIKLRGPDALTNFITPPVSAAATCQLSSPPPENEIPLSSLPLPANSGEESQSQNNNNKSLFSPTSVLQCCSSSEEVAESESMFSIPSDIQFDFQDSSQANDAFYNFNGFSESMLYGDIGFEYFDFGLESLQTHKDEDFFQDIDDLFASDTTVLAL is encoded by the coding sequence atgacaacaaagaaaaacactCACCTCCTTAACCTTACAAAAGAAAACACACCAAAACAACCATTTCCAAAAATAGTAAGAATAACTGTCACAGACAATGATGCTACAGATTGTTCCAGCGACGAAGAAGAATCATACACCACGCACTTCTTAGATCGTAACCGAGGTATAAAGTTTGTTGATGAGATTATCATAGAGCCATGTACTGTGAGCAAGAATAATAACACTATTAGCAACGGCAACGGTAACGGCGTCGTTTCGAGgaaaagaaacagaaacagaaCCACCGGAGGAAGAAAAACAAGAGCTCCGGTTAGTATTCCGGCGAAGAAATACCGTGGAGTGAGGCAGAGACCATGGGGAAAATGGGCGGCGGAGATAAGAGACCCGGCGCGTGGAGTGCGTGTGTGGCTTGGTACATTTCAAACGGCTGAAGAAGCTGCTATTGTGTACGACAACGCGGCTATTAAGTTGCGTGGACCAGACGCGCTAACTAATTTCATAACTCCACCTGTAAGTGCAGCTGCCACGTGTCAGTTATCATCACCACCACCGGAAAATGAAATTCCTCTTTCGTCATTACCGTTACCGGCAAACTCCGGTGAAGAATCTCAAtctcaaaacaataataataagagttTATTTTCTCCTACTTCAGTTCTTCAATGTTGTTCATCTTCTGAAGAAGTAGCTGAATCTGAATCAATGTTTTCAATTCCAAGTGATATACAGTTTGATTTTCAAGATTCTTCACAAGCAAATGATGCATTTTACAACTTCAATGGATTCTCAGAGAGCATGTTATATGGTGATATTGGTTTTGAGTATTTCGATTTTGGGTTAGAAAGCTTGCAGACACATAAGGATGAAGACTTTTTTCAAGATattgatgatttatttgctTCAGATACTACTGTTCTTGCTCTTTAA